One stretch of Methylopila sp. 73B DNA includes these proteins:
- a CDS encoding prephenate dehydratase — protein sequence MTPNPVIAREGRIAYQGEPGANSHMAAAEAYPEMDALPCRTFEDALAAIASGEAALGMIPIENSANGRVTDIHHLMPNAGLHIVGEFFMPIHHQLVGVRGATLGTLKSVQSHVQALGQCRKLIRSLKLEAIVGADTAGSAREIAEAGDPTRAALSSRLAAEIYDLDVLAEDVEDEANNTTRFVVLAPEAQPAPRGGDLTVTTFVFRVRNIPAALYKALGGFATNGVNMTKLESYQLDGAFTATQFYADVEGHPDDPALARALEELAFFSTELKILGVYPAHEFRVAKRAAE from the coding sequence GTGACCCCCAATCCCGTCATCGCCCGCGAGGGCCGCATCGCCTACCAGGGCGAGCCCGGCGCGAACTCGCACATGGCGGCGGCCGAGGCCTATCCCGAGATGGACGCCCTCCCCTGCCGCACCTTCGAGGACGCGCTCGCCGCGATCGCTTCGGGCGAGGCGGCGCTCGGCATGATCCCGATCGAGAACTCCGCAAACGGGCGGGTGACCGACATCCATCACCTGATGCCGAACGCCGGCCTGCACATCGTCGGCGAGTTCTTCATGCCGATCCACCACCAGCTGGTGGGTGTGCGCGGGGCGACGCTCGGCACGCTGAAAAGCGTCCAGAGCCACGTCCAGGCGCTCGGGCAGTGCCGGAAGCTGATTCGCTCGCTCAAGCTCGAAGCGATCGTCGGGGCGGACACGGCGGGCTCCGCCCGCGAGATCGCCGAGGCCGGCGACCCGACCCGGGCGGCGCTCTCCTCGCGGCTCGCGGCCGAGATCTACGACCTCGACGTGCTGGCCGAGGACGTGGAGGACGAAGCCAACAACACGACGCGCTTCGTCGTGCTCGCGCCGGAGGCGCAGCCCGCGCCGCGCGGCGGCGACCTCACCGTGACGACCTTTGTCTTCCGGGTGCGCAACATTCCGGCCGCGCTTTACAAGGCGCTCGGGGGCTTCGCCACCAACGGCGTCAACATGACGAAGCTCGAGAGCTACCAACTCGACGGCGCCTTCACGGCGACCCAGTTTTACGCCGACGTCGAGGGCCACCCCGACGATCCGGCGCTCGCCCGGGCGCTGGAGGAGCTCGCCTTCTTCTCGACCGAGCTAAAGATCCTCGGCGTCTACCCCGCGCACGAGTTCCGGGTCGCCAAGCGCGCCGCGGAGTAG
- a CDS encoding cellulase family glycosylhydrolase, protein MVIRVLALVVALFALALVPAQAEPLFGKGAGLPDIYLFPRVVDGAYAAEPYPDPDGGANAYRTSTFAATGFDHVRLTIDLGPFLDDPGSARWATFRDPFLALIDRFRREKLGVIVTLTAPGLNGQIPEDQLDGLEGPRFKRYTEVVGRVARILKNRRGRIALEAMNEPQQACVAEGKLDWTAYQERLVARIRTEAPDLLLFVTGGCWSKIEGLGGVGDALLADPKTLVSVHFYEPFLFTHQGSTWTLPIMPLIAGLPFPAAPDRLDVVLARAVERGLGRPALILEAQAAIRYYFVEKWDATKVRMQFDALERWRRGRNIPPERIVLTEFGASKADGLADDVASRAAWLEAVTRVVETRGWGWTLWVPSRGPYGVDDGQGGYDPRFLNALRLSAP, encoded by the coding sequence ATGGTGATCCGCGTCCTCGCCCTCGTCGTCGCCCTCTTTGCGCTGGCGCTGGTTCCGGCGCAGGCCGAGCCCCTGTTCGGCAAGGGAGCCGGGCTGCCCGACATCTACCTGTTCCCGCGGGTGGTCGACGGGGCTTACGCCGCAGAGCCCTACCCAGACCCCGACGGCGGCGCGAACGCCTACCGAACCTCCACCTTCGCGGCGACGGGCTTCGACCACGTCCGGCTCACGATCGACCTCGGTCCGTTTCTCGACGATCCCGGCTCGGCCCGCTGGGCGACCTTCCGCGACCCCTTCCTCGCTCTCATCGATCGTTTCCGCCGGGAGAAGCTCGGCGTCATCGTCACGCTGACCGCGCCGGGCCTCAACGGCCAGATCCCGGAGGACCAGCTCGACGGGCTCGAAGGTCCGCGGTTCAAGCGCTACACAGAGGTCGTCGGTCGCGTCGCCCGGATCCTCAAGAACCGACGGGGGCGGATCGCGCTCGAAGCCATGAACGAGCCGCAGCAGGCCTGCGTGGCCGAAGGCAAGCTCGACTGGACCGCCTACCAGGAGCGTCTTGTCGCGCGGATCCGGACGGAAGCCCCCGACCTGCTGCTGTTCGTCACCGGCGGGTGCTGGTCCAAGATCGAGGGACTGGGCGGCGTCGGCGACGCGCTGCTGGCGGACCCCAAGACTCTCGTCAGCGTGCATTTCTACGAGCCGTTCCTGTTCACGCACCAGGGCAGCACCTGGACGCTGCCGATCATGCCGCTGATCGCCGGCCTCCCGTTCCCGGCCGCTCCCGACCGGCTCGACGTCGTGCTCGCCCGCGCGGTCGAACGCGGCCTCGGCCGACCCGCGCTGATCCTCGAGGCCCAGGCGGCGATCCGCTACTACTTCGTCGAGAAGTGGGACGCGACGAAGGTGCGCATGCAGTTCGACGCGCTGGAGCGCTGGCGCCGCGGCCGCAACATTCCGCCCGAGCGCATCGTGCTGACGGAGTTCGGCGCCTCGAAGGCGGACGGCCTCGCCGACGACGTCGCGTCGCGCGCCGCCTGGCTCGAGGCCGTGACCCGCGTGGTCGAGACCCGGGGCTGGGGATGGACGCTCTGGGTGCCGAGCCGCGGCCCCTACGGCGTCGACGACGGGCAGGGCGGTTATGATCCCCGCTTCCTCAACGCGTTGCGGCTGAGCGCGCCCTAG
- a CDS encoding glycosyltransferase family 4 protein encodes MKVLQILHTNELGGVKTLADMIAEDLGRRGVTVDTVLLFDRPDFGKAEKVKAAIAMARRLARDDHDAILAYQATACILTGLFGRKLKIVHQTCTPSETQALVRLADRLVGTAGRYSVNVANTAFTLHEFKSYPAGYRTDMRLIEHGLDAPRAASDRKETRRRFGLPVGAPLILNVGRMAAQKNQSVLIEALPAVPDATLAIAGHGGDGEMLIALAERHGVADRVRLLGGVAAADVADLYAAADLFAFPSVWETFGLAGVEAAMSGAPIVASDIPVLREVLASKEPDAPVAFAPPQDVDAWRRALAQALATPASTERRAAFADEVSRRYARERMSAQYMELLEGRDLPAPPW; translated from the coding sequence ATGAAAGTCCTGCAGATCCTCCACACCAACGAGCTCGGCGGCGTGAAGACGCTGGCCGACATGATCGCGGAGGATCTCGGCCGGCGGGGCGTCACGGTCGACACCGTGCTGCTGTTCGACCGGCCGGACTTCGGCAAGGCCGAAAAGGTCAAGGCCGCGATCGCGATGGCGCGGCGGCTCGCCCGCGACGACCACGACGCCATCTTGGCCTATCAGGCGACGGCGTGCATTCTCACGGGGCTGTTCGGCCGGAAGCTCAAGATCGTGCACCAGACCTGCACGCCCAGCGAGACCCAGGCCCTGGTGCGGCTGGCGGACCGGTTGGTCGGGACGGCGGGCCGCTATTCGGTTAACGTGGCGAACACAGCGTTCACTCTGCACGAGTTCAAGAGCTACCCCGCGGGGTACCGGACGGACATGCGGCTGATCGAGCACGGGCTCGACGCGCCGCGCGCCGCATCCGACCGCAAGGAGACGCGCCGGCGCTTCGGCCTGCCCGTAGGCGCGCCCCTCATTCTGAACGTCGGACGGATGGCCGCGCAGAAAAACCAATCGGTGCTGATCGAAGCGCTGCCGGCGGTTCCGGACGCGACCCTTGCGATCGCCGGCCACGGCGGCGACGGCGAGATGCTGATCGCGCTCGCCGAACGCCACGGGGTCGCGGACCGCGTGCGGCTCCTCGGCGGCGTCGCGGCGGCGGACGTGGCCGATCTCTACGCTGCGGCCGACCTCTTCGCCTTCCCCTCGGTCTGGGAGACCTTCGGGCTCGCGGGCGTCGAGGCGGCGATGTCGGGCGCGCCGATCGTCGCCTCCGACATTCCGGTGCTGCGCGAGGTCCTGGCCTCCAAGGAGCCCGACGCCCCGGTCGCCTTCGCGCCGCCGCAGGACGTCGACGCCTGGCGGCGAGCGCTGGCGCAGGCGCTCGCGACGCCGGCCTCGACCGAGCGCCGCGCCGCCTTCGCCGACGAAGTCTCCCGGCGCTACGCCCGGGAGCGCATGAGCGCCCAGTACATGGAACTGCTCGAGGGACGGGATCTCCCGGCGCCGCCATGGTGA
- a CDS encoding WecB/TagA/CpsF family glycosyltransferase, with amino-acid sequence MDRAVAAPEPALICYLNAHISNIASRNPDLTAALERSLLLNDGVGVDLAAKWIHGEPFPDNLNGTDMTPRFLAETEHRLKVFLLGARPAVAELAQIAFRKIAPRHDYVGARGGYFPDERGDEVAAEIRASGADFVIVCMGAPRQEIWTAAHLEAMGCKAAICAGALFDFMSHGKRRAPTFVRKYRFEWLWRLMLEPRRLFRRYVLGNPLFVMRVIRARLARGRG; translated from the coding sequence ATGGATCGCGCCGTCGCCGCTCCGGAGCCGGCGCTGATCTGCTACCTCAACGCGCACATCTCGAACATTGCGTCGCGGAATCCGGACCTGACGGCCGCGCTGGAGCGCAGCCTGCTGCTGAACGACGGCGTCGGCGTCGACCTGGCGGCGAAATGGATTCACGGCGAACCGTTTCCCGACAACCTCAACGGAACCGACATGACGCCGCGGTTTCTGGCGGAGACGGAGCACCGGCTGAAGGTGTTCCTGCTGGGCGCGCGTCCCGCGGTCGCGGAGCTCGCGCAGATCGCGTTCCGCAAGATCGCTCCGAGGCACGACTACGTCGGCGCCCGCGGCGGTTACTTTCCGGACGAGCGGGGCGATGAGGTGGCGGCCGAGATCCGCGCGTCCGGAGCCGATTTCGTCATCGTCTGCATGGGCGCGCCGCGGCAGGAAATCTGGACCGCGGCCCATCTCGAGGCGATGGGCTGCAAGGCGGCGATCTGCGCCGGGGCGCTGTTCGACTTCATGTCCCACGGCAAGCGGCGCGCGCCGACGTTCGTCCGGAAGTACCGCTTCGAGTGGCTGTGGCGGCTGATGCTCGAGCCGCGCCGGCTGTTCCGGCGCTACGTGCTGGGCAACCCGCTGTTCGTCATGCGGGTGATCCGCGCGCGGCTCGCCCGCGGGCGAGGCTGA
- a CDS encoding class I SAM-dependent methyltransferase gives MTLVNLEAENVTDPHFTSLAGDACNLKDHADNSFDLAYSNSVIEHVGQWSNQKRMAAETRRVAPRHFIQTPNYWFPLEPHFRTPFIHWLPRPWRALIVQAKACGFYPKAANVDEANAILQDAILLNAPSMASLFPDSTIVKERVAGLTKSLIAVR, from the coding sequence GTGACGCTGGTGAACCTCGAAGCGGAAAACGTGACGGACCCGCATTTCACCAGCCTTGCCGGCGACGCTTGCAACCTGAAGGACCACGCGGACAACAGCTTCGACCTCGCCTACTCGAATTCGGTGATCGAGCACGTCGGGCAATGGTCGAACCAGAAGCGCATGGCGGCCGAGACGCGGCGTGTGGCGCCGCGGCATTTTATCCAGACGCCGAACTACTGGTTCCCGCTGGAGCCGCATTTCCGCACGCCGTTCATCCACTGGCTTCCGCGGCCGTGGCGCGCCCTGATCGTGCAGGCCAAGGCCTGCGGGTTCTATCCGAAGGCCGCGAACGTCGACGAGGCCAACGCCATCCTGCAGGACGCGATCCTGCTGAACGCGCCGTCGATGGCCTCGCTGTTCCCCGACTCGACCATCGTGAAGGAACGGGTCGCGGGTCTGACGAAGTCGCTGATCGCCGTGCGCTGA
- a CDS encoding EamA family transporter has product MKSLLASWQIWALLSAVFAALTAVFAKIGVANVSSDFATFVRTIVILLALAGILTATRQWQDPAAVSGRTYVFLALSGLATGASWICYFRALQLGDAARVAPIDKLSVVLVAVFGVAFLGERLSGANWLGVGLIGAGAILVAYRG; this is encoded by the coding sequence ATGAAGAGCCTGCTCGCGTCCTGGCAGATCTGGGCCCTGCTTTCGGCCGTGTTCGCCGCGCTCACCGCCGTCTTCGCCAAGATCGGGGTGGCGAACGTCAGCTCCGATTTTGCGACCTTCGTGCGGACGATCGTCATCCTGCTGGCTCTGGCCGGGATCCTCACCGCGACCCGGCAATGGCAGGATCCAGCGGCCGTCAGCGGCCGGACCTATGTCTTTCTCGCGCTGTCTGGGCTCGCGACCGGCGCGTCGTGGATCTGCTACTTCCGCGCCCTCCAGCTCGGCGACGCCGCCCGGGTGGCGCCGATCGACAAGCTCAGCGTCGTTCTCGTCGCGGTGTTCGGCGTGGCCTTCCTGGGCGAGCGGCTGTCGGGCGCGAACTGGCTCGGCGTCGGGCTGATCGGCGCGGGCGCGATCCTCGTGGCCTACCGGGGCTGA
- a CDS encoding LysR family transcriptional regulator, whose amino-acid sequence MTLEQLRIFVAVAEREHVTKAAEAIHLTQSAASAAVSALETRYGAKLFDRVGRRIALTEAGRLFLAEARAVLARAAAAETVLADLAGLKRGRLALGASQTVASYWLPALMQRFRTAYPGVALTLAIGNTETIAALVRDGAADLGVVEGAVDDPTLSVAPVAKDDLALVVGRAHPWTDGRRVGRADLAAARWVLREPGSGTRAILEQALASAGLSLGDREIALELPSNEACRAAVEAGAGATVLSTLVAAPSLASGALVAVPYPLPGRSFFALRRVERYETQAERAFLALLADPEGVAS is encoded by the coding sequence ATGACGCTGGAGCAGCTTCGGATCTTCGTCGCCGTCGCCGAACGCGAGCACGTCACGAAGGCCGCGGAAGCCATCCACCTCACCCAGTCGGCGGCGAGCGCGGCGGTGTCGGCGCTCGAGACGCGGTACGGGGCCAAGCTGTTCGACCGCGTCGGCCGGCGCATCGCGCTCACGGAGGCCGGCCGCCTGTTCCTGGCGGAGGCGCGCGCCGTGCTCGCCCGCGCCGCGGCGGCGGAGACCGTGCTGGCCGATCTCGCGGGCCTCAAGCGCGGCCGGCTCGCGCTGGGGGCGAGCCAGACGGTGGCGAGCTACTGGCTGCCGGCGCTGATGCAGCGCTTCCGGACCGCCTATCCCGGCGTCGCGCTCACGCTCGCCATCGGCAACACCGAGACGATCGCCGCGCTGGTGCGCGACGGCGCCGCCGACCTCGGCGTGGTGGAGGGGGCGGTGGACGACCCGACGCTGTCGGTCGCGCCCGTGGCCAAGGACGACCTCGCGCTGGTGGTCGGCCGCGCGCACCCCTGGACCGACGGAAGGCGCGTCGGCCGCGCCGATCTCGCCGCCGCGCGCTGGGTGCTGCGCGAACCCGGCTCCGGCACGCGGGCGATCCTCGAACAGGCGCTGGCCTCGGCGGGGCTTTCGCTTGGCGACCGCGAGATCGCGCTCGAGCTTCCCTCCAACGAGGCCTGCCGCGCGGCGGTGGAGGCCGGCGCCGGCGCGACCGTGCTGTCGACGTTGGTCGCCGCGCCGTCGCTGGCGTCCGGCGCGCTCGTCGCCGTGCCTTATCCGCTTCCCGGGCGCTCGTTCTTCGCGCTTCGCCGCGTCGAGCGGTATGAGACGCAGGCCGAGCGCGCCTTCCTGGCGCTGCTCGCCGATCCCGAGGGCGTCGCGTCATGA
- a CDS encoding YeiH family protein, whose product MCATLAPGLALAALVAAAAYGARLAPGLGSFSPMILALGLGVVVRVALGPLPNLRPGVVFAMRRVLRVAIVLLGLQLTVGQVAEVGAGGVAIIAASLGATFLATVALGRMLGVDARLAQLIAAGTSICGASAVLAANTAVRGRDEDVAYAVACVTVFGSIAMFAYPHLASPFGLDAHAYGLWSGASIHEIAQVVAAAFQQGPDAGEFGVVAKLARVMMLAPVVAALGVYMARSGDSAARAPFPWFVLGFVALVALNSLFTLPAGPKAFAIEATPALLAVALAAMGLETDLVKLREKGLRPLLLGLASFLFIASFSLALVKLTT is encoded by the coding sequence ATGTGCGCCACGCTGGCGCCGGGCCTGGCGCTCGCGGCGCTCGTCGCCGCCGCAGCCTATGGCGCGCGGCTGGCGCCGGGGCTTGGATCGTTCAGCCCGATGATCCTCGCGCTCGGCCTCGGGGTCGTCGTCCGCGTCGCCCTGGGGCCGCTGCCCAACCTCCGGCCCGGGGTCGTCTTCGCGATGCGCCGCGTGCTGCGGGTCGCGATCGTGCTGCTCGGCCTGCAGCTGACCGTCGGCCAGGTGGCGGAGGTCGGCGCCGGCGGCGTCGCGATCATCGCGGCCTCGCTCGGCGCGACCTTTCTGGCGACGGTCGCGCTCGGCCGGATGCTCGGCGTCGACGCCCGGCTCGCGCAGCTGATCGCCGCGGGGACCTCGATCTGCGGGGCGTCCGCCGTGCTGGCGGCCAACACGGCCGTGCGCGGACGCGACGAGGACGTCGCCTACGCCGTGGCCTGCGTGACGGTGTTCGGCTCGATCGCCATGTTCGCCTATCCTCATCTCGCGAGCCCGTTCGGCCTCGACGCCCATGCCTATGGGCTGTGGTCCGGCGCCTCGATCCATGAGATCGCCCAGGTCGTCGCCGCCGCCTTCCAGCAGGGGCCGGACGCCGGCGAGTTCGGGGTGGTGGCGAAGCTCGCCCGCGTGATGATGCTGGCGCCCGTCGTGGCGGCGCTCGGGGTCTACATGGCGCGGAGCGGCGACAGCGCGGCGCGCGCGCCGTTCCCGTGGTTCGTGCTCGGCTTCGTCGCGCTGGTCGCGCTCAACAGCCTCTTCACGCTTCCCGCCGGCCCCAAGGCCTTCGCGATCGAGGCGACGCCGGCGCTGCTCGCGGTCGCGCTCGCCGCTATGGGGCTCGAGACCGACCTCGTCAAACTGCGCGAGAAGGGACTGCGGCCCTTGCTTTTGGGGCTGGCGTCGTTCCTCTTCATCGCGAGCTTCAGCCTGGCGCTGGTCAAGCTGACGACCTGA
- a CDS encoding NlpC/P60 family protein, translating to MKTPLDRRLTPARPDVAAAHLKGRVEALRFVEGDRRRVAVGHAGLRRAPNPLAGLETEALYGEEVVVYDELEGWAWVQLSLDGYVGYMPSAALSADLGPGATHRVAALRTLLFPEPSIKTPPADALSMGAKVSVADLDGRFAVLDTGAYAIAAHLAPVNAFEGDPAAVAERFVGAPYLWGGRTSLGLDCSGLLQVSLAACGIAAPRDADMQEAALGEAVSLDDVRRNDLLFWKGHVALVRDRDTIVHANGHAMAVALEPLQAAIARIGAGGDPVTGVRRL from the coding sequence ATGAAGACGCCCCTCGACCGCCGCCTGACCCCCGCCCGTCCCGACGTCGCCGCAGCCCATCTCAAGGGCCGCGTGGAGGCTTTGCGCTTCGTGGAGGGCGACCGCCGCCGCGTCGCCGTGGGCCACGCCGGCCTCAGGCGGGCCCCGAACCCGCTTGCGGGCCTCGAGACCGAGGCGCTCTACGGCGAGGAGGTCGTGGTCTACGACGAGCTCGAGGGGTGGGCCTGGGTTCAGCTCTCGCTCGACGGCTATGTCGGCTACATGCCCTCCGCGGCGCTGTCGGCGGACCTCGGTCCGGGCGCCACCCACCGCGTGGCCGCGCTGCGGACGCTGCTGTTCCCCGAGCCGTCCATCAAGACGCCGCCCGCGGACGCGCTCTCCATGGGGGCCAAGGTGAGCGTCGCCGATCTCGACGGCCGCTTCGCCGTGCTCGACACCGGCGCCTACGCCATCGCGGCGCATCTGGCGCCGGTCAACGCCTTCGAGGGCGATCCCGCCGCGGTCGCGGAGCGCTTCGTCGGAGCGCCCTATCTCTGGGGCGGCCGCACCAGCCTCGGCCTCGACTGCTCCGGCCTCTTGCAGGTTTCGCTCGCCGCCTGCGGAATCGCGGCGCCGCGCGACGCCGACATGCAGGAGGCGGCGTTGGGCGAGGCGGTGTCGCTCGACGACGTCCGGCGCAACGACCTCCTGTTCTGGAAGGGCCACGTCGCGCTGGTGCGGGACAGGGACACGATCGTCCACGCCAACGGCCACGCCATGGCGGTTGCTCTGGAGCCGCTGCAGGCCGCCATCGCGCGCATCGGGGCAGGGGGCGATCCCGTCACCGGCGTTCGGCGGCTATAA
- a CDS encoding YqaA family protein yields MLKRIYDWSLRMAQHRHAERALAGLCFVESSFVPALPEVMLLPMILAERAKAFRYAIICTVSSVLGGVLGYAIGFFLFEAIGEPLLRFYGMSGDFEEVAGTYNEYGWLMVLIGGGITPIPYKVITIASGLTQLDVVTFVAASVVARGVRFALPCALLYRFGPQAKRLMDTRLTQVFWGSLVLVVLGFVAAPYLFKG; encoded by the coding sequence ATGCTCAAGAGGATCTACGACTGGTCGCTGAGGATGGCGCAGCACCGTCACGCCGAGCGCGCGCTGGCGGGGCTTTGCTTCGTCGAAAGCTCGTTCGTTCCGGCCCTGCCGGAGGTGATGCTGCTGCCGATGATCCTGGCCGAGCGCGCCAAGGCGTTCCGCTACGCCATCATCTGCACCGTCTCCTCCGTGCTCGGCGGCGTCCTCGGCTACGCCATCGGCTTCTTCCTGTTCGAGGCGATCGGCGAGCCGCTGCTGCGGTTCTACGGCATGTCCGGCGATTTCGAGGAGGTCGCGGGCACATACAACGAGTACGGCTGGCTGATGGTCCTGATCGGCGGCGGGATCACGCCGATCCCCTACAAGGTCATCACCATCGCGAGCGGCCTGACGCAGCTCGACGTCGTCACCTTCGTGGCGGCCAGCGTCGTCGCCCGCGGCGTGCGTTTCGCGCTGCCCTGCGCGCTGCTTTACCGGTTCGGCCCGCAGGCGAAACGGCTGATGGACACCCGGTTGACGCAGGTGTTCTGGGGGTCGCTCGTGCTCGTCGTGCTGGGATTCGTGGCCGCGCCCTACCTCTTCAAGGGCTGA
- a CDS encoding leucyl aminopeptidase family protein, with protein sequence MPSIFVPAADSATPIWFVPAGGVLPETARGWAQATGFETTAGATLAVPGSDGGLAGVALVTESAGAREKNPFLAGKLAGVLPAGTYRFEDAGQTARLAALGLALGLYRFTRYGKPAAKDIRLVAPDGVDVPALERTVRAVETARDLINTPANDLGPVELEAAIRTLGERHGATVTSIVGDDLLAQNFPLVHAVGRAAAAHRAPRVVDLVWGPEDAPKVTLVGKGVVFDTGGLNIKPDASMLLMKKDMGGSAVMIAAADMVMGAKIPVRLRLIVGAVENAISGDAFRPGDVIPSRKGLSVEIGNTDAEGRLVLADALALADEEAPQLIVDAATLTGAARVALGPDLPPLYSDDDAFAADLLRHAQAEHDPLWRMPLWNPYDDLLASKIADVNHISGGPFAGSITAALFLRRFVGQAKTWAHLDVFAWTPSAKPGRPEGGEAQGARALAALIIERYGR encoded by the coding sequence ATGCCGTCGATCTTCGTCCCCGCCGCCGACAGCGCGACGCCGATCTGGTTCGTCCCCGCAGGCGGCGTCCTGCCGGAGACGGCGCGCGGCTGGGCCCAGGCGACCGGCTTCGAGACCACCGCCGGCGCGACGCTGGCGGTTCCGGGCTCGGACGGCGGGCTGGCGGGCGTCGCGCTCGTCACGGAGAGCGCCGGCGCGCGGGAGAAGAACCCCTTCCTTGCCGGCAAGCTCGCGGGCGTCCTGCCCGCAGGGACCTACCGGTTCGAAGACGCCGGACAGACCGCCCGGCTCGCGGCGCTGGGCTTGGCGCTCGGCCTCTACCGCTTCACCCGCTACGGCAAGCCGGCCGCCAAGGACATCCGCCTCGTCGCCCCCGACGGCGTCGACGTCCCGGCGCTGGAGCGCACGGTTCGGGCGGTCGAGACCGCGCGCGACCTGATCAACACGCCGGCCAACGACCTCGGCCCGGTCGAGCTCGAGGCCGCGATCCGCACGCTCGGCGAGCGCCACGGCGCGACGGTGACCTCGATCGTCGGCGACGATCTGCTGGCCCAAAACTTCCCGCTCGTTCACGCGGTGGGCCGGGCCGCCGCCGCCCACCGCGCGCCGCGGGTCGTCGACCTCGTCTGGGGCCCCGAGGACGCGCCGAAGGTGACCCTCGTCGGCAAGGGCGTGGTGTTCGACACCGGCGGCCTCAACATCAAGCCCGACGCCTCCATGCTGCTGATGAAAAAGGACATGGGCGGCTCGGCCGTGATGATCGCCGCCGCTGACATGGTCATGGGCGCCAAGATCCCGGTCCGGCTCAGGCTGATCGTCGGCGCGGTGGAGAATGCGATCTCCGGCGACGCCTTCCGGCCTGGCGACGTGATTCCGAGCCGCAAGGGCCTCTCGGTCGAGATCGGCAACACCGACGCGGAAGGCCGCCTCGTGCTCGCCGACGCGCTGGCGCTGGCCGACGAGGAGGCGCCGCAACTGATCGTGGACGCCGCCACCCTCACCGGCGCCGCACGCGTCGCGCTCGGGCCTGACCTGCCGCCGCTCTACAGCGACGACGACGCCTTCGCCGCCGACCTGCTGCGGCACGCGCAGGCCGAGCACGACCCGCTCTGGCGCATGCCGCTCTGGAACCCCTACGACGACCTGCTGGCCTCCAAGATCGCCGACGTGAACCACATCTCCGGCGGCCCCTTCGCGGGCTCGATCACCGCGGCGCTGTTCCTGCGCCGCTTCGTCGGCCAGGCCAAGACCTGGGCCCATCTCGACGTGTTCGCCTGGACGCCCTCGGCGAAGCCCGGCCGTCCGGAAGGCGGCGAGGCGCAGGGCGCGCGGGCGCTCGCCGCGCTGATTATCGAGCGCTACGGCCGCTGA
- a CDS encoding NAD(P)H-quinone oxidoreductase, with product MTDLPTEMAYVRADGAGEPDVLVLAHGPLPEPGEGEVLVEVVAAGVNRPDVMQRKGMYPPPPGAPETLGLEIAGRIVKLGSGVTNWAVGDAVCALIAGGGYAEYAVAQAATCLAAPKGLTLVEAAAVPETFFTVWTNVFEQAGLKSGQRFLVHGGTSGIGTTAIQLAKARGATPYATAGGADKVAFCEKLGAAKAIDYRTEDFVEVLKAETGGKGVDVILDMVGGDYTARNLKSLSFGGTLVQIAFMQGPKVQIDLTPIMLKRLTLTGSTLRARPIAQKAAIAEALQREVWPLIEAGEVKPVIHATFPLAEAAEAHRLMEGSSHMGKIILTTGKA from the coding sequence ATGACCGATCTTCCGACCGAGATGGCCTACGTCCGAGCCGACGGCGCCGGCGAGCCGGACGTGCTTGTTCTCGCGCACGGGCCGCTCCCGGAGCCGGGCGAAGGCGAAGTGCTGGTCGAAGTCGTCGCGGCGGGCGTGAACCGTCCGGACGTGATGCAGCGCAAGGGCATGTACCCGCCGCCGCCCGGCGCTCCCGAGACGCTCGGCCTGGAGATTGCCGGCCGGATCGTCAAGCTCGGCTCGGGCGTGACCAACTGGGCGGTCGGCGACGCCGTCTGCGCGCTGATCGCGGGCGGCGGGTATGCCGAATACGCCGTAGCGCAGGCCGCGACCTGCCTTGCGGCCCCCAAGGGCCTCACGCTGGTCGAAGCGGCTGCGGTGCCGGAGACCTTCTTCACGGTCTGGACCAACGTGTTCGAGCAGGCGGGCCTGAAGTCCGGCCAGCGCTTCCTGGTGCACGGCGGGACGAGCGGCATCGGCACGACGGCGATCCAGCTCGCCAAGGCCCGTGGGGCCACGCCCTACGCCACCGCCGGCGGCGCCGACAAGGTCGCCTTCTGCGAAAAGCTCGGCGCGGCGAAGGCGATCGACTACCGCACGGAAGATTTCGTCGAGGTGCTGAAGGCCGAGACCGGCGGCAAGGGCGTCGACGTCATCCTCGACATGGTCGGAGGCGACTACACTGCACGGAACCTGAAGTCGCTCAGCTTCGGCGGCACGCTGGTGCAGATCGCCTTCATGCAGGGGCCGAAGGTGCAGATCGACCTGACGCCGATCATGCTGAAGCGCCTCACCCTCACCGGCTCGACGCTCCGCGCGCGCCCGATCGCCCAGAAGGCCGCCATCGCCGAGGCGCTTCAGCGCGAGGTCTGGCCGCTGATCGAGGCGGGCGAGGTCAAGCCCGTGATCCACGCCACCTTCCCACTGGCGGAGGCCGCCGAGGCTCACCGCCTGATGGAGGGAAGCTCGCACATGGGCAAGATCATCCTGACGACGGGCAAAGCCTAA